The proteins below are encoded in one region of Candidatus Eremiobacterota bacterium:
- a CDS encoding acyl-CoA carboxylase subunit beta — MEEKLKQLERMNLEAEEGGGADRIEKQHKSRKLTARERILELLDEDTFMEIDKFVVHQCQNYEIEKVLGDGVVTGYGKINDRLVYVYAQDFTVMGGSLSGAHSRKICKIMDLATKNGAPVIGLNDSGGARIQEGVASLAGYGEIFNRNVLASGVVPQISVIMGPCAGGAVYSPAITDFIIMVKDTSYMFITGPEVIKAVMGEEVTQEQLGGAMTHNAVSGVAHFASHNDEDALMLVRELLKFIPQNNLEDPPPALCKDNPNRIEPVLRTVIPDDPTKPYDMLQIINAVVDDHYFLEVHPSFARNIIVGFARLAGYSVGIVASQPAVLAGCLDIKASLKAARFVRFCDSFNIPLISFVDVPGFLPGTEQELAGIITHGAKLLYAFAEATVPKVTVITRKAYGGAYIVMASKHIRSDINFAYPTGEIAVMGSEGAVKIIFRKQIKESSDPWKTQVELVDDYKDKFANPYRAAELGYIDEVIDPQHTRPKLIIALDSLRNKREQMPPKKHGNIPL, encoded by the coding sequence ATGGAAGAAAAGCTGAAACAACTTGAGAGGATGAACCTTGAGGCCGAGGAGGGCGGCGGCGCCGACAGGATAGAGAAGCAGCACAAGAGCCGCAAGCTCACGGCCCGGGAGCGGATCCTGGAGCTTCTGGATGAAGACACTTTCATGGAGATAGACAAGTTCGTGGTCCATCAATGCCAGAACTACGAGATAGAAAAGGTCCTCGGAGACGGCGTCGTAACGGGCTACGGCAAGATAAATGACAGGCTTGTCTATGTCTATGCGCAGGATTTCACCGTCATGGGAGGCTCTCTCAGCGGGGCTCACAGCAGGAAGATATGCAAGATCATGGATCTTGCCACGAAAAACGGGGCACCCGTAATAGGACTCAATGATTCAGGCGGCGCCAGGATCCAGGAGGGTGTCGCAAGCCTTGCCGGCTACGGCGAGATTTTTAACCGCAATGTCCTTGCCTCCGGTGTGGTTCCGCAGATATCGGTAATCATGGGACCCTGCGCCGGCGGCGCGGTCTATTCTCCCGCCATCACCGACTTCATCATCATGGTAAAAGACACGAGCTACATGTTTATCACGGGGCCTGAAGTAATCAAAGCCGTCATGGGCGAAGAGGTGACCCAGGAGCAGCTTGGAGGCGCCATGACTCACAACGCCGTGAGCGGCGTGGCGCACTTCGCCTCCCATAACGATGAGGATGCCCTCATGCTTGTAAGGGAGCTTCTCAAGTTCATTCCCCAGAATAACCTGGAGGACCCTCCGCCGGCGCTCTGCAAGGACAATCCCAACAGGATAGAGCCGGTGCTGCGGACTGTCATCCCCGATGATCCCACAAAGCCTTACGACATGCTCCAGATAATCAATGCCGTCGTGGATGACCACTATTTCCTGGAAGTCCACCCTTCTTTTGCCAGGAACATCATTGTCGGCTTCGCGCGCCTTGCCGGGTACTCGGTGGGCATCGTGGCGAGCCAGCCCGCCGTGCTTGCGGGCTGCCTCGATATCAAGGCGTCGCTGAAGGCAGCCCGCTTCGTCAGGTTCTGCGACTCTTTCAATATTCCCCTCATCTCCTTTGTTGACGTCCCCGGCTTCCTGCCCGGAACGGAGCAGGAGCTCGCCGGCATCATCACCCATGGCGCAAAGCTTCTCTATGCCTTTGCCGAAGCCACTGTCCCCAAGGTCACCGTAATCACGAGGAAAGCTTACGGCGGGGCCTATATCGTGATGGCAAGCAAGCACATAAGGTCTGATATCAATTTCGCCTATCCCACGGGCGAGATTGCGGTGATGGGATCAGAGGGCGCGGTGAAAATTATCTTCCGCAAGCAGATCAAGGAATCGAGCGATCCCTGGAAGACACAGGTTGAGCTTGTGGACGATTACAAGGACAAGTTCGCGAATCCTTACCGTGCCGCGGAGCTTGGCTATATCGACGAGGTGATTGACCCCCAGCACACGAGGCCCAAGCTCATCATCGCCCTCGACAGCCTCAGAAACAAGAGAGAGCAGATGCCCCCGAAAAAGCACGGGAATATCCCTCTCTAA